Proteins from a genomic interval of Microcoleus sp. AS-A8:
- a CDS encoding serine/threonine-protein kinase, whose product MSYCINPDCSHPKNLMHTDICQDYRSELFLRDYADRKTFGDRYRILKMMGRGRFGVTFLAQDESLPSHPHCVIKQLHPTTSESHIIEMAQVLFKREAETLKQIGNHPQVPQLLEYCEEAQPPYFVEQYINGSTLRQEIKQSGTLGEAGVKQFLIEILPVLEFIHSQKLIHRDIKPSNIVRRQQDNQLVLIDFGAVKNCQDDPENSSEQTTWTDTSIGTQGFAPPEQIAMRPVFASDIYALGVTCIYLLTGKLPTHFPYEPTTCQMVWQPYVQISDQFTEVLNKMLEPSVRYRYQSAQEVLNAIDSLDAKSHLLLESYKNGERDFAFQNMSGLNLQDANLSGGLFYSSKLAKTIFEGADLSDAYFGQANLNQANLRKANLGGASFSNADLSGADLQGADLSFAYLSKANLKGANLCEANLSNANLKGANLCGANLSNAIITEAQLALVKKNWTTVLPNGRCGLGS is encoded by the coding sequence GTGAGCTACTGCATAAATCCGGACTGTTCTCATCCTAAAAATCTCATGCACACTGATATCTGTCAAGATTATCGCTCCGAACTGTTCCTGCGCGATTACGCGGATCGCAAGACCTTCGGAGATCGCTATCGTATACTCAAAATGATGGGGCGGGGCAGATTTGGCGTCACGTTTTTAGCTCAAGATGAGTCTCTACCCAGTCATCCGCATTGTGTGATCAAGCAACTGCATCCGACAACATCTGAATCGCACATTATAGAAATGGCACAGGTGCTGTTTAAGCGAGAGGCTGAAACCCTAAAACAAATTGGCAATCATCCCCAAGTGCCACAGCTATTGGAATACTGTGAAGAGGCTCAACCCCCTTACTTCGTGGAACAGTACATCAACGGCTCAACCCTACGGCAGGAAATTAAACAGTCTGGAACCCTCGGTGAAGCTGGGGTGAAGCAATTTTTGATTGAAATTCTGCCAGTACTGGAATTTATCCATAGCCAAAAGTTGATTCACCGGGATATTAAACCCAGCAATATCGTTCGTCGCCAGCAAGACAACCAACTGGTTTTGATTGACTTTGGTGCGGTTAAGAATTGCCAAGATGATCCAGAGAATAGTTCCGAGCAAACCACTTGGACAGATACTTCCATCGGCACTCAAGGCTTTGCTCCTCCAGAGCAGATAGCCATGCGACCTGTTTTTGCCAGTGATATTTATGCACTAGGCGTTACTTGTATTTATTTATTGACGGGTAAACTACCAACCCACTTTCCTTACGAGCCGACAACCTGTCAAATGGTTTGGCAGCCATACGTTCAAATCAGTGACCAGTTTACTGAAGTTTTGAATAAAATGTTGGAACCATCGGTTCGCTATCGCTATCAATCGGCTCAGGAAGTTCTGAACGCAATTGACTCCTTAGATGCCAAGAGTCATTTACTTTTAGAATCGTATAAAAACGGTGAGAGGGATTTTGCCTTTCAGAATATGAGTGGGTTGAATCTTCAAGATGCCAACTTATCTGGGGGACTTTTTTACAGTTCTAAATTGGCAAAAACAATTTTTGAAGGAGCCGATTTATCAGATGCTTATTTTGGTCAGGCTAACTTAAACCAAGCGAATTTGCGAAAGGCAAATTTGGGTGGAGCTTCCTTTAGTAATGCCGATTTGTCAGGAGCTGACTTGCAAGGTGCAGATCTCAGCTTTGCCTATCTCTCCAAAGCTAATCTCAAAGGAGCCAATCTGTGTGAGGCTAATTTATCGAATGCCAATCTCAAAGGAGCTAATTTGTGTGGCGCTAACCTCTCAAATGCCATCATTACTGAGGCTCAACTAGCCCTAGTCAAAAAGAATTGGACAACAGTACTTCCCAATGGCAGATGCGGTCTGGGAAGTTAA
- the petN gene encoding cytochrome b6-f complex subunit PetN yields the protein MDILSLGWVSVLVLFTWSIAMVVWGRNGF from the coding sequence ATGGATATTTTGTCATTGGGTTGGGTTTCCGTACTGGTGCTGTTCACTTGGTCAATTGCAATGGTTGTTTGGGGTCGCAACGGTTTTTAG